The following coding sequences are from one Niveibacterium umoris window:
- a CDS encoding LysR family transcriptional regulator, with translation MLPDANDLLLFARVAECGSFSRAAERVGLPKSTVSRRISALETLLGERVLTRTTRRLALTDFGMDLLDHARRLAEEVDAAGAMAEHRQSEPSGRLRVSMPADFAALLLDETLVAFAARFPAIALDLDLSPRRVDLIGENFDLAIRMGDLPSDATLVARRVIDVRPALFAAPAYIARMGTPDNPSALAQHQAVRLLMQSGDAARWTLERGAERWEGEPPGQIAANSMGLLIGLAVKGAGIALLSQQFVAGHVARGELVRVLPEWAPPPITAWTVMPSRRLTPAKTRAFLQAIDDTLARLPPCEPGASSRCL, from the coding sequence ATGCTCCCAGACGCCAATGACCTCCTGCTGTTCGCGCGCGTCGCCGAATGTGGCAGTTTCAGCCGTGCCGCCGAACGCGTCGGCTTGCCGAAATCAACGGTGTCGCGGCGGATTTCAGCGCTCGAAACGCTGCTCGGCGAACGCGTGCTGACGCGCACGACGCGCCGCCTCGCTCTGACCGATTTCGGCATGGACTTGCTCGACCATGCACGCCGTCTAGCCGAGGAAGTCGACGCGGCCGGCGCCATGGCGGAGCATCGACAGAGCGAGCCGAGCGGGCGACTGCGAGTATCGATGCCGGCCGATTTCGCCGCCCTGCTGCTCGACGAAACGCTGGTTGCGTTCGCGGCGCGCTTTCCGGCCATCGCGCTGGATCTTGATCTTTCACCCCGGCGGGTTGATCTGATCGGCGAGAACTTCGACCTCGCGATCCGTATGGGCGACTTGCCGAGCGACGCAACGCTGGTGGCGCGCCGCGTCATCGATGTTCGGCCGGCACTCTTCGCGGCCCCGGCCTACATCGCACGCATGGGCACCCCGGATAATCCGTCAGCCCTCGCGCAGCATCAGGCCGTCCGCCTGTTGATGCAGAGCGGCGACGCCGCCCGTTGGACGCTGGAGCGCGGCGCCGAGCGCTGGGAGGGCGAGCCGCCCGGCCAGATCGCCGCCAACTCGATGGGGCTGCTGATCGGTCTGGCCGTCAAGGGCGCCGGCATTGCGTTGCTCTCCCAGCAATTCGTTGCCGGTCATGTGGCGCGGGGCGAGTTGGTACGCGTACTCCCCGAATGGGCGCCGCCGCCGATCACCGCCTGGACGGTGATGCCAAGCAGGCGCCTGACACCCGCAAAGACCCGCGCCTTCCTTCAAGCTATCGATGACACCCTTGCGCGCTTGCCGCCTTGCGAGCCGGGTGCTTCATCGCGCTGTCTTTAG